The following are from one region of the Corylus avellana chromosome ca1, CavTom2PMs-1.0 genome:
- the LOC132167387 gene encoding seipin-1 — MTHVISSHSIVTTSHLPHPMRKTHVNLHHSTSLPVSHEATPHSRSRSHSSPPPQPNMEDWKEAHFLMPNPLECFTKLISLQADLIYNCLVSLFSPVVYLLSIVHESYHRAEKAQQTVESAVLKVPSTISHGSILLLKKLSFGFLGAAYVCMILMTVLVLAIVVGVGLVQLWVDHPVFVRERLYFDYTEAYPTAVFYFGDHAGVERNSRWKQSMGVPIGHTFHVSLALLMPDSDFNREIGVFQLSAELLSVNGNVIAKSSHPCMLQYRSFPIRFARTFLMSVPLLLGISSETQKISIEILKHKEGRHRTEAIRVILVPRAGTSSPLQLYEAQLFIHSQLPWTKQLVHNWKWTLYVWTSLHIYIMLLILLLCCCKPLIFPMTTANLSDHNERALIIEEPVEAEIEAREEREVSELLRRWKRSRSRSKRKAIYLQEAMLETIGSSTSSISVTREDTSTVIEDIGDSESVC, encoded by the exons ATGACACATGTCATCTCTTCACACAGCATAGTCACCACGTCCCACCTCCCCCATCCCATGCGGAAGACACATGTAAATCTCCACCACTCAACCTCTCTGCCCGTCTCTCATGAAGCCACACCCCACAGCCGCAGCCGCAGCCATTCATCACCACCGCCGCAGCCAAATATGGAGGACTGGAAAGAAGCCCACTTTCTGATGCCAAATCCATTAGAATGCTTCACAAAACTAATATCCCTCCAAGCAGACTTGATCTACAACTGCTTGGTCTCTCTCTTCTCCCCCGTCGTTTATCTTCTCTCCATTGTCCACGAGTCCTACCACCGCGCCGAGAAAGCGCAACAGACTGTGGAATCCGCCGTCCTGAAAGTGCCGTCCACCATCAGCCATGGTAGCATCCTCTTGTTAAAGAAGCTGAGTTTTGGGTTCCTCGGAGCTGCATACGTGTGCATGATTTTGATGACGGTGTTGGTTCTAGCTATTGTGGTGGGTGTTGGGTTGGTGCAACTGTGGGTGGACCACCCTGTCTTTGTGAGGGAGAGGTTGTATTTTGATTACACGGAGGCTTATCCTACGGCTGTCTTTTATTTTGGTGATCATGCTGGGGTTGAAAGAAACAGCAGGTGGAAGCAGTCGATGGGTGTTCCAATTGGCCACACATTTCATGTTTCTTTGGCGCTTTTGATGCCTGATTCTGACTTCAACAGGGAGATTGGGGTGTTTCAG TTGTCTGCAGAGCTCTTATCGGTCAATGGAAATGTGATAGCAAAATCTAGCCATCCATGCATGTTGCAGTATAGAAGCTTCCCAATTCGATTTGCTCGTACATTTCTTATGAGCGTCCCTCTTCTTCTTGGAATTTCTAGCGAGACTCAAAAAATAAGCATAGAAATATTAAAGCACAAGGAAGGGAGGCATAGAACAGAAGCTATAAGAGTAATTTTGGTTCCAAGGGCTGGAACTTCATCACCACTACAGTTGTATGAAGCTCAACTCTTCATCCACTCTCAGCTACCATGGACAAAACAATTGGTGCACAATTGGAAATGGACATTATATGTATGGACGTCTctacatatatacattatgcTCCTCATACTTCTTTTGTGTTGCTGTAAACCACTTATCTTCCCGATGACAACGGCAAATTTGAGTGACCACAATGAGAGAGCATTGATAATTGAAGAGCCTGTAGAAGCAGAAATAGAAGCTAGAGAGGAAAGAGAGGTCTCAGAGTTGTTGAGAAGATGGAAACGAAGTAGAAGCAGAAGCAAAAGAAAGGCGATCTACCTTCAGGAGGCAATGCTAGAAACTATTGGCTCATCCACATCGAGCATTAGTGTGACAAGGGAAGACACTAGTACGGTTATTGAAGATATTGGGGACTCTGAATCAGTGTGTTAA